Proteins encoded within one genomic window of Lampris incognitus isolate fLamInc1 chromosome 19, fLamInc1.hap2, whole genome shotgun sequence:
- the pxdc1b gene encoding PX domain-containing protein 1 isoform X1, with translation MASAVFEGTSLVNMFVKDCWVNGVRRLIISQRGEEEEFFEIRTEWSDRNILYLHRSYSDLGRLFKRLAESFPEDRGELSKSPLIEGMLKIKGTNDIEVKLNEVERLLKNAINMPWKYSRSEVMLTFFERSPLDQVLRNDKVHRIQPCFQSPMKISEIMRSNGFCLANTETIVFDQSLPEDKERPSSTDSGEHTYEDGTEFLPAEPDLCDEETEPYVTNLSYYHLVPFETDILE, from the exons ATGGCATCAGCTGTATTTGAGGGGACGTCGCTGGTCAACATGTTCGTGAAGGACTGCTGGGTGAACGGCGTCCGCAGACTCATCATCAGCCAACGCGGGGAGGAAGAGGAGTTTTTCGAGATCAGGACTGAATGGTCCGACAGGAACATCTTATACTTGCACCGGAGTTACTCAGATCTGGGGAGACTGTTTAAGAGACTTGCGGAATCCTTCCCTGAGGACAGAGGGGAGCTCTCCAAGTCTCCTCTGATTGAAG GAATGCTGAAGATCAAAGGGACAAATGATATTGAGGTGAAGCTGAATGAGGTGGAGAGGCTGCTGAAGAACGCAATCAACATGCCTTGGAAG TATTCCCGGTCGGAGGTGATGCTGACATTCTTTGAGCGGTCACCACTTGACCAGGTACTAAGGAACGACAAAGTCCACAGAATCCAACCTTGCTTTCAAAGCCCAATGAAGATATCAG AGATCATGCGGTCAAATGGTTTTTGTCTGGCCAATACAGAGACGATCGTATTTGATCAGAGTCTCCCCGAGGACAAAGAGAGGCCTTCATCCACTGATTCAGGCGAACATAC GTATGAGGATGGGACAGAGTTCTTGCCAGCGGAACCAGACCTGTGCGACGAGGAAACAGAGCCCTATGTCACCAACCTCTCCTACTACCACCTGGTCCCCTTTGAAACTGACATTCTCGAGTGA
- the pxdc1b gene encoding PX domain-containing protein 1 isoform X2, producing the protein MASAVFEGTSLVNMFVKDCWVNGVRRLIISQRGEEEEFFEIRTEWSDRNILYLHRSYSDLGRLFKRLAESFPEDRGELSKSPLIEGMLKIKGTNDIEVKLNEVERLLKNAINMPWKYSRSEVMLTFFERSPLDQVLRNDKVHRIQPCFQSPMKISETIVFDQSLPEDKERPSSTDSGEHTYEDGTEFLPAEPDLCDEETEPYVTNLSYYHLVPFETDILE; encoded by the exons ATGGCATCAGCTGTATTTGAGGGGACGTCGCTGGTCAACATGTTCGTGAAGGACTGCTGGGTGAACGGCGTCCGCAGACTCATCATCAGCCAACGCGGGGAGGAAGAGGAGTTTTTCGAGATCAGGACTGAATGGTCCGACAGGAACATCTTATACTTGCACCGGAGTTACTCAGATCTGGGGAGACTGTTTAAGAGACTTGCGGAATCCTTCCCTGAGGACAGAGGGGAGCTCTCCAAGTCTCCTCTGATTGAAG GAATGCTGAAGATCAAAGGGACAAATGATATTGAGGTGAAGCTGAATGAGGTGGAGAGGCTGCTGAAGAACGCAATCAACATGCCTTGGAAG TATTCCCGGTCGGAGGTGATGCTGACATTCTTTGAGCGGTCACCACTTGACCAGGTACTAAGGAACGACAAAGTCCACAGAATCCAACCTTGCTTTCAAAGCCCAATGAAGATATCAG AGACGATCGTATTTGATCAGAGTCTCCCCGAGGACAAAGAGAGGCCTTCATCCACTGATTCAGGCGAACATAC GTATGAGGATGGGACAGAGTTCTTGCCAGCGGAACCAGACCTGTGCGACGAGGAAACAGAGCCCTATGTCACCAACCTCTCCTACTACCACCTGGTCCCCTTTGAAACTGACATTCTCGAGTGA